CGCTGCAGCTGCGGCTGCTGGAGACCGTGGTCGAGGTGGCCGCCGAGAAGAACTCCACCCTCGTACTGCCGTTCCCGGTCGAGCTGTTGCGCTTCGTGGACCGCACGCAGGACGGTGCCGCGGCCGAGTCCTCCGAGGCGATGGACACCTCGGGCAACGGCCATTCCGGGACCGAGGGCAGCGGAGAGACCGAGCAGCGCCGTTCCACGGCCGAGGAATGGTACGAGTTGCCGGACGACGCCGGAGGTGGTGTGTCCGTTCGAACCAGCGGGGTCGAAGCGGAGTCACCACCGCACGTGCCGGGACAGCGGGACACCTACGAGCGGGCCGAGGAATCGGACTCCCCACGCGCCGGACCCACCGGGTAGGAATCGCCCACGAGCCGTGCTCGTTTGGTCGGGCGGCCGTCCCGTGCCTCGGCACCCCGCCCCGTCGGAAAGGCACCTCGCGTGGCGGGTTCAGTCCCGCACGCCGTCCCCCAGCGCCCGACGCAGCACCTCGGCGCAGTGCCGGACGTCGGCCGCGGCGACGTTCTCCTGCTGCGTGTGGGCCAGGGTCGGCGAACCGGGACCGAAGTTCACGGCGGGCATGCCGCGCGCGGCGAACCGCGCCACATCGGTCCAGCCGAGTTTGGCGACCGGCGAGGATCCGGAGGCGCGCACCAACTCGCTGGTCGCCTCCTCGGCCAGACCGGGGTGCGCTGCCCTGGCGGCGTCGACCACGGTTACCTCGAACCCCTCGAACACCTCCCGGACCCGCTGTTCCGCCTCGGCCAACGAGGTGTCCGGGGCGAACCGGTGGTTGACGGTGACCACGCACTCGTCCGGCACCACGTTGCCCGCCACACCGCCGCTGATGCCGACCGCCTGCAGCCCTTCGTGGAAACGCAACCCGTCGATCTCGGGTTCACGCGGGGTGTACTCGGTGAGTCTGCGCAGCACCGGCTCGGCCGCGTGGATGGCGTTCTCCCCCATCCAGGCGCGTGCCGAGTGCGCCCGAACCCCGCAGGTTCGCACCTCGACCCGCAGCGTCCCCTGGCACCCCGCCTCGACGGCCGCGTTGGACGGCTCGCACACCACCGCGAGCCCACCGTCCATCCAGTCGGGCAGGTCACGCTCGATCCGGTTGAGCCCGTTGCGGTCGGCGGAGACCTCCTCGCAGTCGTAGAACACGAAGGTCAGGTCGTGCTTCGGCCGGTCGAGCGTCGCGGCGAGGTGCAGCATCACCGCGTCGCCGCCCTTCATGTCCACCGTCCCGCAGCCGTGCAGTATCTCCTCGTCCGCGCTGCCGGAACGGCGCAGCGGCAGGTTGTCGTTGACGGGAACGGTGTCCAGGTGTCCGGCGAGGACCACCCTGGACTCCAGACCGAGGTTCGTGCGGGCCAGCACGGCGTTTCCACTGCGTACGACCTCCAGCCCCGGGGCGTCCGTGCGCAGTGCCCGTTCCACGGCGTCGGCCAGCTCGTCCTCGGAACCGGAAACACTCGGGATGTCGACCAGAGCGGCGGTGAGTTCGACCGGGTCGGTGGTGAGATCCAATCGCGGCGTCACGTCCGGCACCCTACCGCCCACTGCGAGACGGTACCGGCGCGGCGATTACCGTTTTCACGGCCCCGGGTGTGGCCGCACGAGTCCCGGGAAGACTCTCCCGCTCGGCTCGAATGCCGAGTTCAAAGCCGATTGGAGAACGATGAGCAGCCCGAACGCTCCGGACCCGCAGGTTACCGGCGCCCACGGTGTGGGAATCGCCACGATCACCGACGACGGAACAGTGCTCGACACCTGGTTCCCGACCGTCCGGCTCGGTGAGCCCGAGCAGGTCGGCAGCAGCCGACTGACCACTGCCGAGGCAGCCGAGTCGCTGGGGGACGCCGGAGCGGAGCTGCTCGGCCGCGACGAGGCGCGCGGTGTGGAGGTGGTGGCCGTGCGCACGGGCATCGGCAAGCTCGCCGACGCCCCCGCCGACACCCACGATCTCTACCTGCGGCTGCACCTGCTCTCGCACCGGTTGGTGCGCCCGCACGGGCAGAACCTGGAGGGCATGTTCGGCCTGCTGTCCAACGCGGTCTGGACCAACCACGGCCCGTGCCCGGTGGAGGGCTTCGAGGCCACCAGGCTGCGACTCAGCGCGCGTGGCCCGGTGACGGTCTACAGCGTCGACAAGTTCCCCCGCATGGTGGACTACGTCATCCCGTCGGGGGTTCGTATCGGCGATGCCGACCGGGTTCGGCTGGGTGCCCACCTGGCCAGCGGCACCACCGTGATGCACGAGGGTTTCGTCAACTTCAACGCGGGCACGCTGGGCGCCTCCATGGTGGAGGGGCGTATCTCGGCGGGCGTGGTCGTCGGTGACGGCTCGGACGTCGGGGGCGGCGCCTCGATCATGGGCACGCTGTCCGGTGGCGGTCGTGAGGTGATCTCGGTCGGCGAGCGCTGCCTGATCGGCGCGAACGGTGGCTGCGGCATCTCACTGGGTGACGACTGCGTCGTGGAGGCGGGGCTTTACCTCACGGCGGGCACCAAGGTCGCCCTGGAGGACGGCAAGCTGACCAAGGCCGCGGAGCTGTCCGGCGCGGACGGGTTGCTGTTCCGGCGCAACTCGAACACCGGCGCCGTCGAGGTCATGGCACGCACCGGCGGCAAGGTGGAGCTCAACGCCGCGCTGCACGCCAACGACTGAACCGCCGCCGGGTCGGCACCGGTTCGACGACCACGGCGAACACGCCCCGGAAACCGGGCCGGAAAGGTCGTGTCGGCACTACCATGACGGCATGTCCTCGGACGACGCTCGGGACGACGCGCGTAACCGGACCTCGACGGGGACCGATCCGGTCGACATCGGGCTGCCCGCCGAGCCGGTGCGCGCCGCGCACGGCGCGTCGATCGTCGAGCACATCCGCGCCGCGCTGGACACCAGAACCAGGGCGCTGCTGGCACACGATCCGGGGACGCGTTCCGGCTCGGATCCCGAGGACCTGCACCGGATGCGGGTGTCGGTTCGCCGGATGCGGGCGGTGCTCAAGGCCGGGCGGAGCTGGCTCGAACGGGACTGGTGCCGAGCGCTGCGGGCCGAGCTCGGCTGGCTGGGACGCGGACTGGGGCCGGTTCGGGACCTGGACGTCCAGCTGGCCGGACTTCGTGAGGAACGCGAGGAGCTGGACGAGGCCGAGCGAGTACCCGCCGACCGCCTTGTCGACGAGCTGGCCGAGCGGCGCGAGTCCGCCCGCACGGAGCTGCTGGAGATGATGCGGGCCGAGCGCTACCGGCGGTTGCTGTGGTCGCTGGGCGAGGCGGTGCACAGCGGCCCGCCGATCGCCTCGGATCCGCCCGCCGAGTCCGACGCGCTGTACGAGTTGGTGCGTGACGGCGTGCGGACCGTCGAGCGCGCTGTCGGTCGGCTGGGCGATCCGCCGACGGACGAGCGGCTACACGCGCTGCGGATCGAGGTCAAACGGCTCCGCTACTGCGCGGAACTGGCGGTGCCGGTGTTCGACGGCGTCGTCGGGGAGGTGCTCGCCGCCGCCGAGAAGCTGCAGGACGTGCTCGGGGTGCACCAGGACGCGGTGGTGACCGAGGAGTGGCTGTGGTGGTTGACCCACGGCGATGAGAACGGCTCGGAACCGGCTCCCGTCCGGGACCCCGAGGCCGTGTTCGTGGCGGGGCGACTGGCCGAGCGAGCGCGGGCTCGCAGGGTGCGACAGCGCGAGGCGTGGTGGCCCGCCTGGCGGAAGCTGCGGCGGCTGGAGCTGTAGCGGGCCCTTACGGCGATGAGAGGCGGGCCGGTCGCCAGAACCGGATTCCGTGCGGAGTTCTCGCCGGTTCGCGGCAGCGTGCCGATTCGAGGCACTCGGGAAAGGGACGTGAACCGGCACCCCGACGGGGCGTCAATTTCTCGCGAAATCGCCGCGCCGAACCGTCCCGACCCCGGAACAGCCGCTACTCGGCGAGACGCCGCGTGGCGGTTTCGACCCGCTCGTCGGAAGCGGTCAACGCCACCCGCACGTGCTGCTCACCGGAGGGGCCGTAGAACGTGCCGGGGGCCACCAGGATCCCGCGCCGAGCCAGCCAGTCCACCGTGCTCCAGGCATCCGTGCCGCCGCTCGCCCACAGGTAGAGCCCGGCCTCGGAGTGGTCGATCCGGAACCCGGCGCCCTCCAGCGCGCTCCACAGCCGCTCGCGCCGCGCACGGTAGCGCTCGTACTGCTGCCGCACGTGCTCGTCGTCGCCGAGCGCGGCGGTCATGGCCTCCTGCACGGGCCGGGGCATGATCATTCCGGCGTGCTTGCGCACTTCCAGCAGGTTGCCGACCAGCCGCGGATCACCGGTGACGAAGCCCGCTCGGTAGCCCGCGAAGTTGGAGGTCTTCGACAGCGAGTGAACCGCCAGCACCCCGTCAGGTCGCTCGCCGGAGACCGCGCGGTCCAGTACGGACACCGGGCGGTTCCGCCACCCCAGATCCAGATAGCACTCATCGGAGGCGACCACGGCACCGACCTCGCGTGCCGCGCGCACCGATTCGGCCATCGTGGCGACACTGTCGACCCGCCCGGTGGGATTGGACGGCGAGTTCAGCCACACCAGGGCGGTCCCGGTGGGCGGGGCCTGCCCGGGAGCCAGCCGAACGATCTCGGCACCGGCCAGGCGGGCTCCTACCTCGTAGGTGGGATAGGCCAGTTCGGGAATCGCCACCACGTCCCCGGGACGGACTCCCAACAGGGTGGGCAGCCAGGCGACGAACTCCTTGGAGCCGACCGTGGGCAGCACGGCTTCCGGGTCGAGCCCGGTTACGCCGTGCCTGCGCCGCAGGGTCTCGACGGCGGTGGAACGGAGTTCCGCCGTGCCGTGCGTGGCCGGATAACCGGGCGAGTCCGCCCCGGCGGCGAGGGCTTCACGCAGCACGGGCGGCACCGAGTCGACGGGGGTGCCCACCGACAGGTTGACCACGCCGTCGGGATGCGAACGCGCCAGCTCACCGGCCGAGGCGAGCGAGTCCCACGGGAACTCGGGCAGCCGGGGGCCCCGCGGCTCGGGCGATGACTGCCCGGTTACCGCGACACCGCCGGACAAACCGTCGACACTCATTCGCCCTGCGGGGGCAGGCTGGACACGGGCTCGACGTCCTTGTTGACCTTGCCCACCTTGGCAGCGCCGCCCGGTGAACCCAGGTCGTCGAAGAAGTCCACGTTGGCCTGCGTGTAGGCGGCCCACTCGTCGGGAACGTCGTCCTCGTAGTAGATGGCCTCCACCGGGCAGACCGGTTCACAGGCACCGCAGTCGACGCACTCGTCCGGATGGATGTAGAGCATCCGCCCGCCCTCGTAGATGCAGTCGACGGGGCATTCCTCGATGCATCCCTTGTCGAGCACGTCGACGCAGGGCTCGGCGATCACGTAGGTCACGATTGCTCTCCTGCTTGGTACGTTTTCTCGTCCCGCGCCGGTTTCCGCGCGGCTGACGCCAGTATCCCTCGGAAGCGCCCCGTACACATAGGTGGTTCCACAGCGCGGGAGCCACGATGAGGGTACTCGGCCCCGCACTCGTCGGTAAACGGCCACGCGCCGTGGCGACACCGTGAGTACTCAGTCGGTTGACAACCTACCTTGCTTGTTGATCCATTTGCTCGCCTTCCGCGCGATACCCCGCAGCGCGGCTCGTTCTCCCAGGTAACCGCCCACGACACCGACCACGGGCAGCGAACCGAGCACCTCATGGTGCAGCCTTCCCTGCGGGCGCGCGTCCAGCGCGGCGTGCACCTCCCAGAGCGCACGTGCCATTCGCCACACCGACCGTGCGAGCGCCCTGGAGCGGGAACGCCGCCCGTCCGTCAGTTCACCGGTGAGCTCGGCCGCCCGCCGCTCTTCGGCCCGCTGCTGCTCGGTACCGCCGCCGGCCGCGACCTCGCGGGAAATATCGCGACCGAGCATCACGTGCGCGATCATCCTGACCTGCTCCGTCCGGTCGTGCAGTCCGTGTTCACCGGCGACGGCGACGAGGACGAGTCCCTGCGCGACCGTTCCCAGCGCGTTGCGCAGGGGCAGTTTGGAAGTGACGACCCCGCCGAAGCGGGGCAGCCCGACGATCGCGGCGAGGAACCTGCCCACCCGCAGCGACCACCAGTCGCAGCGCTGCGAGACGGTCATCGCGTCCCAGGCCGAGCTGCCGGGAACCCGCATACCGTCGAGCCTGCGCAGCAGCCCCGCGGTGTTCTTCCGCCGGGAACCGTCCGCCGCATCCGTTCGGTGGTCCGTCACCGATTCGAGTTCGCCGGTGGCTCGGCCGCTCGCGCCGTCCGCCCCGGCGCGGAGGTCGTCCCCGGTGGGTTGTGGATCGAACCTGCCGCGCAGCCGGAACGGGTCGGACTCCCGCAGCGCGCGCAGCACCGGATCGCAGGCACGCACGAACGGCCGCAGCACCTCGGCGAGTCGCTCGTCGGTGATCACCTCGGCCACGGTTGCTCACCTCGCACCCGGCGGAGCGTTCCGCACGATGCCGATCATGGCCGCCGCGGGCAGCACCCCGGCCGCGATCAGCAGATAAGTGCGCCAGTCCTGCGCGGGCAGCAGCACGTCGCCACCCGGGCCGAACACCCCCAACACGAACACGGTGAGAAACCACACCAGCACCGGCACCCAACAGGCCGCTCCGTTCGGGGTGCTCTTGGCCGTCACCGCCACCAGCAGGGGGTTGGTCACGGCCGCTACGGCAGCGGTTATCGGGAACTGCACCGGACCCAGGTACGACGGCAGGAAGAACAGTTCGAGGATCGCGAGTAGCAGCGCGTCCAGCGCCAGCAGCGCGATCAGACCGTGCTCCGGCTGTTTCGTGGTGTGCTCACTCGTCATGGCTTCCCGCCTGTTCGGAAGTCGCGGCCCGCTCCGAGGTCGTGTTCAGCCCGGCGAACAGGTCCGTGCTCGGTGCCGGCTCGTCGCCGTTGCCCAGTGCGTAGTACTCGGTGGTCGACACCGGCTGGCCGATCCCGTTGGACAACGCGTAGGCAGCCGTTCCGACACCCGCGGACGAGTCGCCGGTCCAGACCCGAACCTGGGTGCGGTGCGCCCGCAACGCCGCGAGCTTGGCGGGTAGCTGTTCCGCGACATCGACCGAGGTGGTGATCTCGTCGGGCTCGACGGCCGGTAGTTCCGCGGCGTCGGGCAGCGGGAACGGCACGTCGGAGGACTCACCGAGCCGTTCCAGTCCCACCCGGAGATCGGCCACGGACCGGACCGCGTAGAACAACCTGCGCACCTCGGGCACCCGTTGGGTCGCCGCCACGGTCAGCTCGTGCGCCCGAACGTGGTCCGGGTGGCCGTACCCGCCGTCCGAGGCGTAGGTGACCACCACCTGGGGGCGGACCTCGCGCA
This portion of the Actinopolyspora lacussalsi genome encodes:
- a CDS encoding succinyl-diaminopimelate desuccinylase (product_source=KO:K01439; cath_funfam=3.40.630.10; cog=COG0624; ko=KO:K01439; pfam=PF01546,PF07687; superfamily=53187; tigrfam=TIGR01900), which encodes MTPRLDLTTDPVELTAALVDIPSVSGSEDELADAVERALRTDAPGLEVVRSGNAVLARTNLGLESRVVLAGHLDTVPVNDNLPLRRSGSADEEILHGCGTVDMKGGDAVMLHLAATLDRPKHDLTFVFYDCEEVSADRNGLNRIERDLPDWMDGGLAVVCEPSNAAVEAGCQGTLRVEVRTCGVRAHSARAWMGENAIHAAEPVLRRLTEYTPREPEIDGLRFHEGLQAVGISGGVAGNVVPDECVVTVNHRFAPDTSLAEAEQRVREVFEGFEVTVVDAARAAHPGLAEEATSELVRASGSSPVAKLGWTDVARFAARGMPAVNFGPGSPTLAHTQQENVAAADVRHCAEVLRRALGDGVRD
- a CDS encoding CHAD domain-containing protein (product_source=COG5607; cog=COG5607; pfam=PF05235; smart=SM00880; superfamily=89009), yielding MSSDDARDDARNRTSTGTDPVDIGLPAEPVRAAHGASIVEHIRAALDTRTRALLAHDPGTRSGSDPEDLHRMRVSVRRMRAVLKAGRSWLERDWCRALRAELGWLGRGLGPVRDLDVQLAGLREEREELDEAERVPADRLVDELAERRESARTELLEMMRAERYRRLLWSLGEAVHSGPPIASDPPAESDALYELVRDGVRTVERAVGRLGDPPTDERLHALRIEVKRLRYCAELAVPVFDGVVGEVLAAAEKLQDVLGVHQDAVVTEEWLWWLTHGDENGSEPAPVRDPEAVFVAGRLAERARARRVRQREAWWPAWRKLRRLEL
- a CDS encoding 2,3,4,5-tetrahydropyridine-2-carboxylate N-succinyltransferase (product_source=KO:K00674; cath_funfam=2.160.10.10,3.30.60.70; cog=COG2171; ko=KO:K00674; pfam=PF14602,PF14789; superfamily=51161; tigrfam=TIGR03535); its protein translation is MSSPNAPDPQVTGAHGVGIATITDDGTVLDTWFPTVRLGEPEQVGSSRLTTAEAAESLGDAGAELLGRDEARGVEVVAVRTGIGKLADAPADTHDLYLRLHLLSHRLVRPHGQNLEGMFGLLSNAVWTNHGPCPVEGFEATRLRLSARGPVTVYSVDKFPRMVDYVIPSGVRIGDADRVRLGAHLASGTTVMHEGFVNFNAGTLGASMVEGRISAGVVVGDGSDVGGGASIMGTLSGGGREVISVGERCLIGANGGCGISLGDDCVVEAGLYLTAGTKVALEDGKLTKAAELSGADGLLFRRNSNTGAVEVMARTGGKVELNAALHAND
- a CDS encoding succinyldiaminopimelate transaminase (product_source=TIGR03539; cath_funfam=3.40.640.10,3.90.1150.10; cog=COG0436; pfam=PF00155; superfamily=53383; tigrfam=TIGR03539); the encoded protein is MSVDGLSGGVAVTGQSSPEPRGPRLPEFPWDSLASAGELARSHPDGVVNLSVGTPVDSVPPVLREALAAGADSPGYPATHGTAELRSTAVETLRRRHGVTGLDPEAVLPTVGSKEFVAWLPTLLGVRPGDVVAIPELAYPTYEVGARLAGAEIVRLAPGQAPPTGTALVWLNSPSNPTGRVDSVATMAESVRAAREVGAVVASDECYLDLGWRNRPVSVLDRAVSGERPDGVLAVHSLSKTSNFAGYRAGFVTGDPRLVGNLLEVRKHAGMIMPRPVQEAMTAALGDDEHVRQQYERYRARRERLWSALEGAGFRIDHSEAGLYLWASGGTDAWSTVDWLARRGILVAPGTFYGPSGEQHVRVALTASDERVETATRRLAE
- a CDS encoding NAD-dependent dihydropyrimidine dehydrogenase PreA subunit (product_source=COG1146; cath_funfam=3.30.70.20; cog=COG1146; pfam=PF00037; superfamily=54862); translated protein: MTYVIAEPCVDVLDKGCIEECPVDCIYEGGRMLYIHPDECVDCGACEPVCPVEAIYYEDDVPDEWAAYTQANVDFFDDLGSPGGAAKVGKVNKDVEPVSSLPPQGE
- a CDS encoding N-acetyl-1-D-myo-inositol-2-amino-2-deoxy-alpha-D-glucopyranoside deacetylase (product_source=KO:K15525; cath_funfam=3.40.50.10320; cog=COG2120; ko=KO:K15525; pfam=PF02585; superfamily=102588; tigrfam=TIGR03445) — encoded protein: MTSTTEPSLLLVHAHPDDETLWTGGTIARYAAAGVRVTLVTCTLGEEGEVIPDELRGLDSEGADQLGGYRIGELRRACASLGVTEQRFLGGIGCWRDSGMVWQEHGKTATAAPRSHPRSLVAGDPAEQTAQLEAVLREVRPQVVVTYASDGGYGHPDHVRAHELTVAATQRVPEVRRLFYAVRSVADLRVGLERLGESSDVPFPLPDAAELPAVEPDEITTSVDVAEQLPAKLAALRAHRTQVRVWTGDSSAGVGTAAYALSNGIGQPVSTTEYYALGNGDEPAPSTDLFAGLNTTSERAATSEQAGSHDE
- a CDS encoding hypothetical protein (product_source=Hypo-rule applied) yields the protein MAEVITDERLAEVLRPFVRACDPVLRALRESDPFRLRGRFDPQPTGDDLRAGADGASGRATGELESVTDHRTDAADGSRRKNTAGLLRRLDGMRVPGSSAWDAMTVSQRCDWWSLRVGRFLAAIVGLPRFGGVVTSKLPLRNALGTVAQGLVLVAVAGEHGLHDRTEQVRMIAHVMLGRDISREVAAGGGTEQQRAEERRAAELTGELTDGRRSRSRALARSVWRMARALWEVHAALDARPQGRLHHEVLGSLPVVGVVGGYLGERAALRGIARKASKWINKQGRLSTD
- a CDS encoding fatty acid desaturase (product_source=COG3239; cog=COG3239; superfamily=81473; transmembrane_helix_parts=Inside_1_12,TMhelix_13_32,Outside_33_36,TMhelix_37_59,Inside_60_65,TMhelix_66_88,Outside_89_102,TMhelix_103_120,Inside_121_128); the protein is MTSEHTTKQPEHGLIALLALDALLLAILELFFLPSYLGPVQFPITAAVAAVTNPLLVAVTAKSTPNGAACWVPVLVWFLTVFVLGVFGPGGDVLLPAQDWRTYLLIAAGVLPAAAMIGIVRNAPPGAR